From a single Paludibacter jiangxiensis genomic region:
- a CDS encoding TonB-dependent receptor, with translation MKKPFLLILLLCVSTAFYAQHKPRLFGYVNDKEKRPIELATVSVKGMAIGTTTNKNGFYELLLNAKDSVELFVSCVGYKPFVKKMLPDFKLAQLNITLETDTRELSAVEVNAPRLQTTTSELIDVSHWRMLPDASGGSIESLISTLPGVHSTNELSSQYSVRGGSYDENSVYVNGIEVYRPLLIRAGQQEGLSFINPDMVQNVSFSAGGFSSKLGDKMSSVLDITYKQPSAFEGAISAGLQGASAYVGTASSKFSQMHGLRYKSNSFLLGSLDTKGQYDPSFFDYQTYLTYNFNPHLELSFLGNISQNNYRFTPQEQETSFGTLQMPLQLKVYFDGQEEDVFKTQTGALTLTYKPTKNLKLRFSVSAFNTNEEETYDIAGQYWLYELAMTGKGKGEPSTTVGIGSYLQHARNTLDASVVGGSHAGELRAGNHLLEWGLGIQRECVTNKMKEWEYRDSAGYSLPYTSTLKVYNNLTADLQLESYRSSGYLQDTYKLRSDKGLWSFTGGFRINNWSYNKQLLFSPRLTVAFFPRSSNLSFRFATGVYYQTPFYKELRDTAVVGGNVVASLNNQIKAQRSLHFVLGADYHFIKWNRPFKFTAEAYYKPATNVIPYVVDNVKITYFGGNCAKAYSAGLDMKLFGEFVPGSDSWIGLSLMQSKQNIQKGTDGAGNPVYTGYISRPNEQRYSVTMFFQDYLPNNQRLKVNLKLIWSDGLPVAASHNPYVMAFRTPDYRRVDIGASYALIDKTHRPQNGVFSHMKSVWLNLDVFNLLDISNVNSYMWLSDIYNRQYAIPNYLTRRLLNFRVSAEF, from the coding sequence GTGAAGAAACCCTTTTTGCTGATATTGCTTTTGTGTGTGTCAACGGCTTTTTATGCCCAACACAAACCAAGGTTGTTTGGTTATGTGAACGACAAAGAAAAGCGGCCGATTGAACTGGCAACGGTATCGGTAAAAGGCATGGCAATTGGGACTACGACCAATAAAAACGGCTTTTATGAGCTGCTCCTGAACGCTAAGGATTCGGTGGAGTTGTTTGTTTCCTGCGTTGGATACAAGCCATTTGTGAAAAAGATGCTTCCCGATTTCAAACTGGCTCAGCTCAATATTACGCTGGAAACGGATACCCGTGAATTGTCGGCGGTGGAAGTCAATGCTCCCCGTTTGCAAACCACGACTTCCGAACTGATAGATGTTTCTCATTGGCGGATGCTGCCCGATGCAAGTGGCGGTAGCATTGAGTCATTGATTAGTACCTTGCCAGGGGTGCATTCCACCAACGAGCTGAGTTCTCAGTATTCTGTCAGGGGTGGAAGCTACGACGAAAACAGTGTATACGTAAATGGTATTGAGGTGTATCGTCCGTTGTTGATCCGTGCGGGACAGCAGGAAGGGCTGAGCTTTATTAATCCGGATATGGTCCAAAACGTCTCTTTCTCCGCCGGTGGATTCTCATCCAAACTGGGGGATAAAATGTCGTCGGTGCTGGATATTACCTACAAACAACCCTCTGCTTTCGAGGGGGCTATCTCTGCCGGATTACAGGGCGCTTCGGCATACGTGGGCACGGCCTCTTCGAAGTTCAGTCAGATGCACGGCTTGCGCTACAAGAGTAATTCTTTTCTTTTGGGCTCTCTCGATACCAAAGGCCAGTACGATCCCTCCTTTTTTGACTACCAAACTTATTTGACATATAATTTCAATCCTCACCTTGAGCTTAGCTTTCTTGGAAATATTTCGCAAAACAACTACCGTTTTACTCCACAAGAGCAGGAAACTTCTTTCGGAACACTCCAAATGCCGCTGCAACTGAAAGTCTATTTTGACGGACAGGAAGAAGATGTTTTCAAAACTCAAACCGGAGCGCTGACACTGACTTATAAGCCAACGAAGAATCTGAAGCTCAGATTTTCGGTCTCGGCTTTTAATACCAACGAAGAAGAAACGTATGATATTGCCGGGCAATACTGGCTCTATGAACTGGCCATGACGGGAAAGGGAAAAGGGGAGCCTTCGACAACGGTTGGCATCGGGTCGTATCTTCAACATGCGCGCAACACACTGGATGCGTCAGTGGTTGGGGGCAGCCATGCAGGAGAGTTGCGAGCCGGCAACCATTTGCTTGAGTGGGGGCTGGGGATTCAAAGAGAATGCGTTACCAATAAGATGAAGGAGTGGGAGTATCGCGATTCCGCAGGCTACTCGTTGCCATACACTTCCACGCTGAAAGTTTACAACAACCTGACCGCTGATCTGCAACTGGAATCTTACCGGTCAAGCGGATATTTGCAGGATACCTATAAATTACGTTCAGACAAGGGATTATGGTCGTTTACGGGAGGCTTTCGGATAAATAACTGGTCGTATAACAAACAGTTGCTTTTTAGTCCCCGACTTACGGTGGCATTCTTCCCCCGGTCGAGTAACCTTTCATTTCGGTTTGCTACCGGAGTCTACTATCAGACCCCGTTCTACAAGGAGTTGCGCGATACGGCTGTGGTAGGAGGCAATGTGGTTGCCAGTCTTAATAATCAGATCAAAGCACAACGGTCCCTTCATTTTGTTTTGGGGGCAGATTATCACTTCATCAAATGGAATCGTCCTTTTAAGTTTACCGCGGAAGCCTATTATAAGCCTGCAACAAACGTGATTCCTTATGTGGTTGACAATGTGAAGATAACTTACTTTGGCGGGAATTGCGCTAAGGCATATTCGGCCGGATTGGATATGAAATTGTTTGGCGAATTTGTTCCCGGCTCTGATTCCTGGATCGGTCTCTCTCTGATGCAGTCAAAACAGAATATTCAGAAAGGAACGGATGGTGCCGGCAATCCTGTTTACACGGGTTATATTTCGCGGCCTAATGAGCAACGGTATAGCGTAACCATGTTTTTTCAGGATTATCTGCCCAACAATCAGCGCCTGAAAGTGAACCTGAAACTTATTTGGTCCGACGGTTTGCCGGTTGCGGCATCGCATAATCCGTATGTGATGGCTTTTCGTACTCCTGACTATCGCAGAGTTGATATTGGCGCATCTTATGCATTGATAGACAAAACACACCGCCCACAAAACGGAGTCTTTTCGCACATGAAATCCGTTTGGCTCAATTTGGATGTGTTTAATCTTTTGGATATTAGCAACGTAAATTCATATATGTGGTTGTCCGATATCTATAATCGTCAATACGCCATTCCCAACTACCTCACACGCAGGTTACTTAACTTTAGAGTGTCTGCTGAGTTTTAG
- a CDS encoding glycosyltransferase family 2 protein, whose product MFSVIIPLYNKAAHIEKAMRSVLNQSYHEFELIIVNDGSTDNSLQVVNHYLHSQQKEGNNSLVEHVRIINQPNAGVSMARNAGVQEAKYDYIAFLDADDWWQKHYLAKMKVLIEEFPGAKLYSSSYYQVKRGIRHKANIGVDDAFKAGYIDYCEVYAKTLCMPVWTSATIISKKAYEEFHGMNPAIKLGEDFDLWIRIALKYKVAFLNQPLAYYNHDVEQENRAVVYGRVYPPHQHYIFNLGYLESEECNNASLKKLLDALRVYVLHPYYLDKTTREIAKMELLKVNWENQPMKERIRYRIPVSLLQLQFRFMRLGSMAKQYILTPNKKQNEGTIFK is encoded by the coding sequence ATGTTTTCCGTCATTATTCCCCTTTATAACAAAGCCGCGCATATCGAAAAAGCTATGCGGTCGGTATTGAATCAGTCTTACCACGAGTTTGAACTGATTATTGTAAACGATGGCTCTACTGACAATAGTTTGCAAGTTGTAAATCATTACCTGCATTCTCAACAGAAGGAGGGAAACAACTCTTTGGTAGAGCATGTAAGAATCATCAACCAGCCTAATGCCGGAGTCTCCATGGCTCGTAATGCCGGAGTACAGGAAGCTAAATATGACTACATCGCCTTTCTGGACGCCGACGACTGGTGGCAGAAACATTATCTGGCGAAAATGAAGGTGCTAATAGAGGAGTTTCCTGGCGCCAAACTATACAGCTCGTCTTATTATCAGGTAAAAAGAGGAATTCGTCATAAAGCTAACATTGGAGTAGATGATGCTTTTAAGGCTGGTTATATAGACTATTGCGAGGTATATGCCAAAACTCTCTGCATGCCGGTATGGACCAGTGCTACCATTATCAGTAAAAAAGCTTACGAAGAATTCCACGGGATGAATCCGGCAATTAAACTGGGAGAAGATTTCGACTTATGGATCAGAATCGCACTGAAATATAAAGTGGCGTTTCTCAATCAACCGTTGGCTTATTATAATCATGATGTGGAACAAGAAAACCGGGCTGTGGTTTACGGACGCGTTTATCCTCCTCACCAACATTACATCTTCAACCTGGGATATCTCGAAAGCGAAGAATGCAATAATGCTTCTCTAAAAAAGCTATTGGATGCATTGAGGGTGTATGTTTTACATCCGTACTATTTAGACAAAACTACCCGCGAGATCGCGAAAATGGAACTACTGAAAGTAAATTGGGAAAATCAACCAATGAAGGAACGAATCAGATACAGAATTCCGGTTTCCCTTTTACAGCTACAGTTTCGTTTCATGCGATTGGGTTCAATGGCCAAGCAATACATACTTACGCCAAATAAAAAACAGAACGAGGGAACAATATTCAAGTAG
- a CDS encoding rhodanese-like domain-containing protein, whose protein sequence is MLETLKKLFGISPKADFKELVNQGAIILDVRSKGEFASGHIQGSINIPVDQLSGNLNKFKDKNRTIITCCASGMRSASAKGILLSRGYTSVHNGGSWYSLNRKIKS, encoded by the coding sequence ATGTTAGAAACACTAAAGAAACTGTTCGGAATTTCACCGAAAGCCGATTTCAAAGAGCTTGTCAATCAGGGCGCCATCATCCTTGACGTTCGTTCAAAAGGAGAGTTTGCATCCGGTCATATTCAGGGATCCATCAACATTCCTGTCGACCAGTTATCCGGAAACCTCAATAAATTCAAAGATAAAAACCGGACTATCATCACCTGTTGCGCTTCCGGAATGCGGAGTGCTTCGGCAAAAGGCATACTACTCTCCCGTGGATACACCAGTGTCCACAATGGCGGCAGCTGGTACAGTCTGAACAGAAAAATAAAATCATAA
- a CDS encoding PhoH family protein, whose protein sequence is MIERTILLNETVDPVVFSGVNNANIALIKNLFPKLKIVARGNVLRALGDEEIMVAFDESVQKLQNYCAEYNLLNEEVIIDIIKGNSPTEIKQDNLIIHGINGKTITARTENQKKLVKEFEKNDLLFAIGPAGSGKTYTAIALAVRSLKNKEIKKIILSRPAVEAGEKLGFLPGDMKEKIDPYLQPLYDALQDMIPGAKLKEFMENGTIQIAPLAFMRGRTLNDAVVILDEAQNTSTMQIKMFLTRMGINSKVIITGDITQIDLPPSQKSGLIESLEVLRNVKGIAKVEFSVKDIVRHKLVRQIVEAYDKHAKKKKALDKKRVNEIVANQSLTTKN, encoded by the coding sequence ATGATCGAACGCACCATATTACTCAATGAAACTGTTGACCCTGTAGTCTTTTCCGGGGTTAACAACGCCAATATCGCCTTAATTAAAAACCTTTTCCCAAAGCTGAAAATAGTAGCTCGTGGAAATGTATTGCGTGCATTGGGCGATGAAGAGATTATGGTCGCATTCGACGAATCTGTACAAAAGCTACAGAATTATTGTGCCGAATATAACCTTCTCAATGAAGAAGTGATTATCGACATTATTAAAGGAAATTCCCCTACCGAGATAAAACAGGACAATCTTATTATCCACGGTATCAACGGGAAAACCATTACCGCGCGCACAGAAAACCAAAAAAAGCTCGTCAAGGAATTCGAAAAAAATGACCTCTTATTCGCCATAGGCCCTGCCGGTTCAGGAAAGACGTATACCGCCATCGCCCTTGCCGTTCGTTCTCTGAAAAACAAGGAGATTAAGAAGATCATTTTGAGTCGCCCTGCCGTCGAAGCTGGCGAAAAACTGGGCTTTCTTCCCGGTGATATGAAGGAAAAGATAGATCCGTATCTGCAACCACTCTACGATGCTTTACAGGATATGATTCCGGGAGCCAAACTGAAGGAATTCATGGAAAACGGAACTATTCAGATTGCACCTTTGGCTTTTATGCGTGGACGAACCCTTAATGATGCAGTGGTGATACTGGATGAGGCCCAAAACACATCCACGATGCAAATCAAGATGTTCCTTACCCGCATGGGCATCAACAGCAAGGTAATTATCACAGGAGATATAACACAGATAGACCTTCCTCCCTCTCAAAAATCAGGTTTGATCGAATCGCTGGAAGTATTGCGGAACGTGAAGGGAATTGCGAAAGTAGAATTCTCTGTTAAAGACATCGTTCGACACAAACTGGTTCGTCAGATCGTAGAAGCTTACGATAAGCATGCAAAGAAGAAAAAAGCTCTGGATAAAAAAAGGGTCAACGAAATAGTTGCAAACCAATCATTGACTACTAAGAATTAA
- a CDS encoding four helix bundle protein, with product MNFAVAIVSFYSNHCKYKDETRIIGKQLLRSGTSVAANFRAVTRGRSSAESYAKLCIVIEETDETLFWLELLKKAALIDVSQIEQLITEVTELLKIFSTTRKNWKR from the coding sequence ATGAACTTTGCTGTTGCTATTGTATCATTCTATTCCAATCATTGCAAATACAAAGATGAAACCCGCATAATCGGGAAACAACTATTGAGATCGGGCACTTCCGTTGCCGCAAATTTCCGAGCAGTTACACGAGGACGATCTTCTGCTGAAAGCTATGCCAAACTGTGTATTGTCATTGAAGAGACTGACGAAACACTTTTCTGGTTGGAATTGTTAAAAAAGGCAGCACTTATTGATGTTTCACAAATTGAACAATTAATAACGGAAGTCACCGAGCTTCTTAAAATATTTTCTACCACCCGAAAAAACTGGAAACGTTAA
- a CDS encoding glycosyltransferase family 4 protein, producing MRIAYLLGSLNRGGTETLLLDCFRNAAIAGFSFVGIYRKEGILADDFKKTGVPLFRLTPKSKTDIAYFVKLRKLLIRNDITIVHAQQPLDALYARIATIRTNIKVVLTFHGYDMEAGKTDKTLISWIIRHTDLNIFVSKSQKKYYHQRYRFAEENSVTVYNGISFDKLTPAKSNSWRAELNITTDTILLGSVGNFGAVRDQLTICKFLKLLNDKGVNFRFLFVGKKNPGEEWRYDQCVNFCNENGLENKVLFLGARSDVPDILTQLDAFIYATDHDTFGIAVIEAMASSVPVFVNDWEVMLEITDSGNYAHLYNTKDPKDLLHQFLPFTANPVLYKQKAEETAQWVRETYSIGKHLNHLKETYKTISNC from the coding sequence ATGCGAATTGCCTATCTTTTAGGGTCATTAAACCGGGGAGGAACAGAAACGCTTCTTTTAGACTGTTTCCGAAATGCCGCTATTGCAGGATTTTCCTTTGTTGGCATTTACAGGAAAGAAGGAATACTTGCCGACGATTTCAAAAAAACGGGAGTTCCACTTTTCCGCCTTACTCCTAAATCGAAAACAGATATCGCATATTTTGTAAAGTTGAGAAAGCTGCTTATCCGCAACGATATTACCATTGTTCATGCCCAGCAACCTCTCGATGCTCTTTATGCCCGCATAGCTACCATTAGAACAAATATAAAAGTTGTGCTTACGTTTCACGGCTACGATATGGAGGCCGGCAAAACGGATAAAACACTCATTAGCTGGATCATTCGGCACACTGACCTGAATATTTTCGTTAGTAAATCCCAGAAAAAATATTACCATCAACGATATCGCTTTGCAGAAGAAAACTCAGTAACGGTTTATAACGGCATTTCATTCGACAAACTGACTCCAGCAAAAAGTAATTCATGGAGAGCGGAGTTGAATATAACAACAGATACCATTTTACTTGGAAGCGTAGGCAACTTTGGAGCCGTAAGAGATCAACTGACCATCTGCAAATTTCTTAAACTACTAAACGACAAGGGTGTAAATTTCCGCTTTTTATTTGTCGGCAAAAAAAATCCGGGAGAAGAATGGCGTTACGATCAATGCGTCAATTTCTGCAATGAAAACGGACTGGAAAACAAAGTTTTGTTTCTGGGTGCACGTTCGGATGTGCCTGACATTTTAACTCAACTGGATGCTTTTATCTATGCAACCGATCATGATACCTTCGGCATTGCTGTTATCGAAGCAATGGCCAGCTCTGTTCCTGTTTTTGTGAACGACTGGGAAGTGATGCTGGAAATTACAGATAGCGGTAACTACGCTCATCTCTACAACACCAAAGATCCAAAGGACTTACTCCATCAGTTTTTACCCTTTACTGCCAATCCGGTTCTTTATAAACAAAAAGCGGAAGAAACAGCTCAATGGGTACGTGAAACATACAGTATCGGGAAACACCTCAACCATCTGAAAGAGACATACAAAACAATTTCTAATTGTTAA
- the glyA gene encoding serine hydroxymethyltransferase → MTRDNAIFEIIEKEHQRQLKGIELIASENFVSDQVMQAMGTWLTNKYAEGYPGHRYYGGCEVVDLSEQLAIDRLKEIFGAEYANVQPHSGAQANAAVFLAVLNPGDKFLGLNLAHGGHLSHGSLVNSSGILYQPLAYNVKEDTGRVDYDQMEEVALRERPKLIVGGASAYSRDWDYARMRAIADKIGALLMIDMAHPAGLIAAGLLENPLKYAHIVTSTTHKTLRGPRGGIILLGKDFENPWGKTTPKGEIKKMSSLLDSAVFPGIQGGPLEHVIAAKAVAFYEALQPSYVEYQTQVKKNAAVMADAFMAKGYKIISDGTDNHSMLIDLRTKFPDLTGKVAENSLVRADITVNKNMVPFDSRSPFQTSGIRVGTPAITTRGAKEGLMGEIVEMIDTVLHNTDNETVIKSVRDKVNGVMAGYDLFAY, encoded by the coding sequence ATGACACGCGACAATGCTATTTTTGAGATTATCGAGAAGGAACATCAGCGCCAATTAAAAGGTATTGAGCTGATTGCGTCCGAGAACTTTGTAAGTGACCAGGTAATGCAGGCTATGGGAACATGGCTTACCAACAAATACGCCGAAGGCTATCCCGGCCACCGTTACTACGGCGGTTGCGAAGTAGTTGACCTGAGCGAACAACTCGCTATCGATCGTCTGAAAGAAATTTTTGGTGCGGAATATGCTAACGTACAGCCTCACTCCGGAGCGCAGGCTAATGCAGCAGTATTTTTGGCAGTACTGAATCCCGGTGATAAATTCCTCGGTCTGAATCTCGCTCACGGCGGCCACCTATCTCACGGCTCACTGGTAAACAGCTCAGGAATCCTTTACCAACCATTGGCTTATAATGTAAAAGAAGATACAGGTCGTGTTGACTACGACCAGATGGAAGAAGTTGCTCTCCGCGAACGTCCGAAACTGATCGTCGGTGGCGCTTCTGCTTATTCACGCGACTGGGATTATGCCCGTATGCGTGCCATCGCTGACAAAATCGGTGCACTGTTAATGATCGACATGGCTCACCCTGCCGGTCTGATTGCTGCCGGTTTGCTCGAAAACCCGTTGAAATACGCCCATATTGTTACCTCAACCACTCACAAAACATTGCGTGGCCCTCGTGGTGGTATTATCCTGTTGGGCAAGGACTTTGAAAACCCATGGGGCAAAACAACACCAAAAGGCGAAATCAAGAAGATGTCTTCTCTTCTCGACTCTGCCGTATTCCCGGGCATCCAGGGCGGTCCGCTAGAACACGTGATAGCTGCAAAAGCTGTAGCTTTCTACGAAGCTTTACAGCCATCGTATGTTGAATACCAGACTCAGGTGAAGAAAAATGCAGCTGTAATGGCCGACGCGTTCATGGCAAAAGGTTACAAAATCATCTCTGACGGTACCGATAACCACTCTATGCTGATCGACCTGCGCACCAAATTCCCTGATTTAACAGGTAAAGTGGCAGAAAACAGCCTTGTAAGAGCTGATATTACAGTTAACAAGAACATGGTTCCTTTCGACAGTCGTTCTCCATTCCAGACTTCGGGTATCCGCGTTGGTACTCCTGCAATCACTACCCGTGGTGCGAAAGAAGGCCTGATGGGAGAAATCGTTGAAATGATCGACACTGTACTTCATAACACAGACAACGAAACTGTCATCAAATCAGTTCGCGACAAAGTAAACGGAGTGATGGCCGGATATGACTTGTTTGCATACTAA
- a CDS encoding RelA/SpoT family protein, with the protein MIIDPIKQMQDEQVMIQQAFDEVLNVYTHSPHRQKVEIIQKAFEFANEAHRGIRRRSGEPYIMHPIAVAKIVAQEIGLGSTSICAALLHDVVEDTDYTVEDIETQFNKRIAIIVDGLTKISGGVFAERVSEQAENFRKLLLTMSEDIRVILIKIADRLHNMRTLGSMPPAKQYKIAGETLYIYAPLANRLGLFSIKSELENLSFKYEHPETFAEITAQIEAESAEHEQIYSEFKTPIEAKLKALGFTAELKERVKTVYSVWHKMQTKSIPFEEVYDLLALRIVFEPKPEMTEQEQCWIIYSAITQIYRPHPERIRDWVSTPKANGYSALHVTVMGPHGRWIEVQIRSTHMNEVAEKGLAAHWKYKTGEQRDDETELDKWLKELKEELKNPTPSAVDFMDNVKLNLFASEIFVFTPKGEIKTIPQGATALDFAFLLHSDLGFKCIGAKVNHKLVPLSHVLASGDQVEILTAKMQKPQAEWLRFVVTARAKTKLENALKKELTSVSQTGQKNIEEELKKVSLAPTPDTIQRLVEYYKLADKKELYRQAGKNYIDLADISKKIFKPRQPNLLKKFVTLQFGSSENKKGKDEEEIAVSAHKVDRKKTFRLTDEKSGKSFRIAPCCQPIPGDDVFGYVDEDEVVIVHKRQCPEALKLKASHGERIVTAEWAMHKELSFAVTVEMNGIDRIGMLREISRVVTDEYSINIQSINIETKDGIFYGRLHLYVYGTEQVNNLCMKLLKIKGMSSVKRVEA; encoded by the coding sequence ATGATTATTGATCCGATAAAACAGATGCAGGATGAACAGGTAATGATTCAGCAGGCTTTTGATGAAGTGCTGAATGTTTATACCCATTCGCCACACCGACAAAAGGTTGAAATTATTCAGAAAGCCTTTGAGTTTGCCAACGAGGCTCACCGGGGCATTCGGCGTCGATCGGGCGAGCCTTACATTATGCACCCTATTGCAGTGGCAAAAATCGTTGCGCAGGAAATTGGGCTTGGATCGACATCCATTTGTGCGGCTCTTTTACATGATGTGGTTGAAGATACCGATTATACAGTCGAGGATATCGAGACTCAATTTAATAAGCGAATAGCCATCATCGTTGACGGGCTGACGAAAATCTCGGGTGGGGTATTTGCCGAACGGGTTTCGGAGCAGGCAGAAAATTTCAGAAAGCTACTGCTTACCATGTCCGAAGATATTCGTGTAATTCTGATTAAAATTGCCGACCGCCTTCACAATATGCGAACCCTTGGTTCCATGCCTCCGGCAAAGCAGTATAAAATAGCCGGCGAAACGCTCTACATCTACGCTCCTCTTGCCAACCGCCTTGGACTCTTCTCCATAAAAAGCGAACTCGAAAATCTCAGTTTCAAATACGAACACCCCGAAACATTTGCTGAAATTACGGCTCAAATAGAAGCCGAATCCGCTGAACACGAACAGATTTATAGCGAATTCAAAACTCCGATAGAAGCCAAATTGAAAGCTCTGGGTTTTACTGCCGAATTGAAGGAACGGGTAAAAACGGTTTATTCTGTCTGGCACAAAATGCAAACAAAGAGTATTCCGTTTGAGGAAGTATATGACCTTTTGGCTCTTCGTATCGTGTTTGAACCTAAACCGGAAATGACGGAGCAGGAACAGTGTTGGATTATCTATTCTGCTATCACACAGATATATCGTCCGCATCCCGAACGTATCCGCGATTGGGTGAGCACACCTAAGGCAAATGGGTATTCGGCTTTGCATGTCACGGTTATGGGGCCTCACGGGCGCTGGATTGAAGTTCAGATCCGCAGTACGCACATGAACGAGGTGGCAGAAAAGGGTCTTGCCGCTCACTGGAAATATAAGACAGGGGAACAACGCGACGATGAAACCGAACTCGACAAATGGCTGAAAGAGTTGAAGGAAGAGCTCAAAAATCCGACACCAAGTGCGGTAGATTTCATGGATAACGTGAAGTTGAATCTCTTTGCTTCCGAAATATTTGTATTTACTCCGAAGGGTGAAATTAAAACTATTCCTCAGGGAGCTACAGCTCTTGATTTTGCATTTCTGCTTCACTCTGATTTAGGATTCAAGTGTATCGGCGCAAAGGTGAATCATAAGTTAGTACCTTTGAGTCATGTCCTTGCCAGTGGCGACCAAGTGGAGATTCTGACAGCTAAAATGCAAAAGCCGCAGGCCGAATGGTTGCGTTTTGTGGTTACGGCACGTGCCAAAACCAAATTAGAAAATGCCCTGAAAAAAGAGCTTACGTCTGTTTCGCAAACCGGGCAGAAAAACATTGAAGAAGAACTGAAAAAGGTGAGTCTGGCACCTACACCAGACACTATTCAGCGTTTGGTGGAGTACTACAAATTGGCAGACAAAAAGGAATTGTACCGTCAGGCAGGAAAAAATTATATTGATCTGGCAGATATTTCCAAAAAAATATTCAAGCCCAGACAACCGAACCTTCTTAAGAAGTTTGTGACGCTTCAGTTTGGTAGCTCGGAAAATAAAAAGGGCAAAGATGAAGAGGAGATTGCTGTATCAGCCCATAAGGTGGATCGTAAAAAAACGTTCCGTCTGACCGATGAAAAATCGGGCAAATCTTTCCGTATTGCACCTTGTTGTCAGCCGATTCCGGGCGATGACGTGTTTGGTTATGTGGATGAAGATGAGGTGGTAATTGTTCACAAACGCCAGTGCCCCGAAGCCCTGAAACTTAAAGCCAGTCACGGAGAAAGGATTGTTACGGCAGAATGGGCAATGCACAAAGAACTATCTTTCGCGGTAACAGTTGAAATGAATGGTATTGACCGTATTGGGATGCTTCGCGAGATTTCCCGTGTTGTTACCGATGAATATTCAATTAATATTCAGAGTATTAATATCGAAACAAAAGACGGGATATTCTATGGGCGTCTGCACCTGTATGTATATGGTACGGAACAGGTCAATAATCTGTGTATGAAGCTCTTGAAGATAAAGGGAATGAGCTCTGTGAAACGAGTAGAAGCGTGA
- the lptB gene encoding LPS export ABC transporter ATP-binding protein, whose amino-acid sequence MSQNSAMELRTENLVKRYGKRTVVDHVSIDLKQGEIVGLLGPNGAGKTTTFYMTTGLITPNEGKIFLNEQEITKFPVYKRAQAGIGYLAQEASVFRQMSVEDNIRAVLEMTDFSKEKQAEKLETLIKEFSLGHVRKNIGNRLSGGERRRTEIARCLAIEPKFIMLDEPFAGVDPIAVQDIQDIVWHLKDMNIGILITDHNVDETLSITDRAYLLFEGKILFQGTAEELAGNPIVREKYLGRDFELKRKKGQFVPQA is encoded by the coding sequence ATGTCGCAAAACAGTGCAATGGAATTGCGTACCGAAAACCTTGTCAAACGTTATGGCAAGAGAACGGTGGTTGATCACGTATCTATTGATTTGAAGCAGGGTGAAATTGTAGGTTTGCTTGGTCCGAATGGTGCCGGTAAGACAACTACTTTCTATATGACCACCGGACTTATAACTCCCAATGAGGGGAAAATATTCTTAAACGAACAGGAAATTACCAAGTTTCCGGTATATAAACGCGCACAGGCTGGTATCGGCTATCTGGCTCAGGAAGCATCCGTATTTCGGCAGATGTCGGTCGAAGACAACATTCGTGCGGTGCTTGAAATGACCGATTTTTCAAAAGAAAAGCAGGCCGAAAAGCTTGAAACGCTGATCAAGGAATTTAGTCTTGGTCATGTCCGCAAAAATATTGGCAACCGTCTTTCCGGGGGAGAACGTCGTCGTACAGAAATTGCCCGGTGTCTTGCAATCGAACCGAAGTTTATCATGCTCGATGAGCCGTTTGCCGGTGTTGACCCTATTGCCGTTCAGGATATTCAGGATATTGTCTGGCATCTGAAGGATATGAATATCGGGATTCTGATTACCGACCATAACGTAGACGAAACGCTTTCTATTACCGACCGTGCCTATTTGTTGTTCGAAGGGAAGATCCTGTTTCAGGGCACAGCTGAAGAACTGGCTGGGAATCCTATTGTGCGTGAAAAGTACCTCGGGCGCGATTTCGAGCTGAAACGGAAAAAAGGTCAATTTGTGCCTCAGGCCTAA